A portion of the Sphingobacteriales bacterium genome contains these proteins:
- the typA gene encoding translational GTPase TypA — translation MQKIRNIAIIAHVDHGKTTLVDKILWECKTFSEHENTGVLIMDNNELERERGITITAKNAAVKYKDYKINIIDTPGHADFGGEVERVLKMSDGVLLLVDAFEGPMPQTRFVLQKALQLGLKPIVVINKVDKENCTPDEVHEKVFDLMFQLDATEEQLDFPTIYGSAKNGWMSTDHKQPKTNVVDLLDCIIEHIPAPKIAEGTAQMQITSLDYSSFVGRIAVGRVFRGTLKSNMPVALIKRDGKIVKSRIKDLMLFEGMAKIKVDEVPAGEICAIVGIDGFEIGDTIADAENPEAMAAISIDEPTMSMLFTINDSPFFGKEGKFVTSRHIKDRLTKELEKNLALRVQQGETADSFLVFGRGVLHLSVLIETMRREGYELQVGQPQVIFKEIDGHKCEPIEELTIDLPEEKAGTAIEMITKRKGDMKNMVLKGNRSIMDFEIPSRGLIGLRTEMITATSGQAVMAHRFIKYDRHKGEIQGRINGSMISKETGEAIAYSLDKLQDRGRFFVEAGDEIYTGMVIGENSRQDDLVVNVTIKKQLTNVRASGTDDKAKLIPVTKFSLEEALEYIQGDEYVEVTPKSIRLRKIYLDENERKRKGK, via the coding sequence ATGCAAAAAATCAGAAATATTGCCATTATTGCGCACGTTGACCACGGTAAGACTACTTTGGTAGATAAAATCCTGTGGGAATGTAAAACATTCTCCGAACATGAGAACACGGGCGTTTTAATCATGGATAATAATGAGTTAGAGCGCGAGCGTGGCATTACCATCACAGCGAAAAATGCCGCAGTAAAATATAAAGACTATAAAATCAACATTATTGATACACCGGGCCACGCGGATTTTGGCGGGGAGGTAGAACGTGTATTGAAAATGTCAGACGGCGTTTTATTGCTGGTAGATGCTTTTGAAGGGCCTATGCCCCAAACGCGTTTCGTGTTGCAGAAAGCATTACAGTTGGGTTTAAAACCAATCGTCGTTATTAATAAAGTCGACAAGGAAAACTGCACACCGGATGAAGTGCATGAAAAGGTATTTGACCTGATGTTTCAGCTGGATGCAACCGAAGAACAATTGGACTTTCCGACCATTTACGGCTCTGCCAAGAATGGCTGGATGAGTACAGACCATAAACAACCTAAGACAAATGTGGTTGATTTGCTGGATTGCATCATCGAGCATATTCCTGCACCAAAGATTGCGGAAGGGACCGCACAGATGCAAATCACATCCCTGGATTATTCCTCGTTTGTTGGCCGTATTGCCGTTGGCCGTGTTTTCCGTGGTACGCTGAAATCCAATATGCCGGTCGCTTTAATCAAGAGAGACGGCAAAATCGTAAAGTCACGCATCAAGGACCTGATGCTGTTTGAGGGCATGGCTAAAATAAAGGTGGATGAAGTGCCGGCTGGTGAAATCTGCGCAATAGTAGGTATAGACGGATTTGAAATCGGGGATACCATCGCCGATGCGGAGAATCCGGAAGCAATGGCAGCTATTTCTATCGACGAGCCAACGATGAGCATGTTGTTTACCATCAATGATTCTCCTTTTTTCGGAAAGGAAGGAAAGTTTGTAACATCCCGCCACATTAAAGACCGCTTAACCAAAGAACTGGAAAAAAACCTGGCGCTTCGTGTACAGCAGGGGGAGACAGCCGATTCATTCCTGGTATTTGGCCGTGGGGTATTGCACTTGTCCGTACTGATAGAAACCATGCGTCGGGAAGGCTACGAACTGCAGGTAGGCCAGCCTCAGGTAATCTTTAAAGAAATTGACGGACATAAATGTGAACCTATTGAAGAATTAACCATCGATCTGCCGGAAGAGAAAGCAGGTACTGCGATTGAAATGATTACCAAGCGTAAAGGGGATATGAAGAATATGGTCTTAAAAGGCAATCGTTCTATCATGGATTTCGAAATCCCTTCCCGCGGTTTGATAGGTTTGAGAACGGAGATGATTACGGCCACCTCCGGACAGGCTGTGATGGCACACCGCTTTATAAAATATGACAGGCATAAGGGAGAAATACAGGGTCGTATCAATGGCTCTATGATTTCGAAAGAGACAGGTGAAGCGATAGCCTACTCTCTGGATAAATTACAGGACAGAGGCCGTTTCTTTGTGGAAGCAGGAGATGAGATTTATACCGGTATGGTTATTGGCGAAAACTCCCGTCAGGATGATTTGGTGGTAAACGTCACCATCAAAAAACAGTTGACGAATGTACGTGCATCCGGAACAGACGATAAAGCCAAATTAATTCCGGTCACCAAATTCTCCTTAGAGGAAGCATTGGAATATATTCAGGGCGATGAATATGTGGAGGTCACACCGAAATCCATTCGACTGCGTAAGATTTACCTGGATGAAAATGAGCGTAAACGCAAAGGAAAATAA